TATGTGTGAAAATATCGCCATTAATGTAATTTGAGTGACATGAGCTTGTTAGTATCTGTTAAATCTCAACTACCATTTTGTATTAgtgttttataaaataaaaattaaataaagttcCAATCTTTTAATCATTTATCTTGTGATTTTGCGGAATTTCATGTCAATTTTGTTTCCATACTAACAAAGTTTTGGTTGCCAAGTCTTTTAGCTTGGGGGTTGTTTGGACCTTGCAATAAATAATCATTTATGGTGACATAAAGACCGGCTTTCATTAATGTTTTCACAATTGAATCCCCGttttggaaatattttattGCTATGTAATTAATGCTTTTTCTAACAGGCCACTGGTTACTTTTTTTCTTATCATCACTTGATTTTCTTGGTTTCTCGTACAGTAATTGGTGTGGAACCTGTGCTTCTTTTGGTTATTTGTGTCTTACGCAATGTAGAGATCCAAAAATTTTGCAGTAATGTACAGAGTGAATCAAGGCttaaagaatatttattttacaaggtTTTGAtttgaagaataaatattaCACTTTCATTCTCAGTAAAGAAATAATTAAGACTCACATGATGTTGAGATCATGAATTTGGACTCGTGGGTAAGTTGTGATTTTCACTTAAGAAAGATCGTGGAATTAagtgtcttttatttttctccaCGATACCACAACAGCAGTTGATTACTTTGTTTATTAATTACAAGTTTTATTTCACGAAGGCCTTCGTCTTTTTTTTGTCAAATTCAATTACGAAGGTTCGCTTCCCTTTAATTCTTTGGGACCCACGGTACTGCACTTGTTTTGTATGAGTTGTGGTAGGCCACTTTACGCTTGTTCTTCGTACAATCATACTCTTTGACAAGAGTTGATAGTTTTAAACTGATTGCTGTTGATGTTGATATTTTTGTTTCAGTGTCTATATTGAAGTCTTGGACTTGGTCTTTTAGCTGCTTTAAAACTGGTTTTTTGTAGCTTATACTGCGTTAATTGCAAATAAATGGGCATAGCAACATCTTCAAAATAAGTAGAGCGTTGAAATTAGTACTTTTTTCCCTGTGGAGGGCAAACCGAGAAGGAGAACGAAAGGGTTATGTTATTATTGAGTTGGTAAGGTGGGGAAAAACTTGGCCTAGGCATACAGACTTGCTTAAGGTTTTGAGTGCTTCTACCGACATCACAGTGATAGCGTTGCGTGTTTTGGAGGTAATGAAGGCATCTCTTGCTGTGGAGGATTTATCAACTGTTTTTCCATAAATTTCTTCCAAAATCTTTTGACTTTCTTTTCACAGCTTGGTCAACGGCGATTTATTTTTGGTGGTTTGAAGTAgatcttttattgaattttaactgGTAAATATGTGTTTTTAGGGTGAATAAGAAGTGGGATTTTTAGAACTTTGATGGCTGTGGTTGGAGCAGAATTTAAGAAGCCATTGAAAGGAATTGCTTTGATCGTGATTGGTGCAATTGTCTTAGCTTGTGGGGTTGTTTCTGCAGACGAGGGTTTGAAGCAGGGTATTGCAAGAAATGATGGGAGTGTGGAAAATTCTGAATCTGGTTACTTAACGAAAACAATCAGCCCGTTGCTGCGTTATGTTGAAACACTTTTCGAACATGTTTGGCCTGTACGTTTCTCCATTCGCCTTTTCTTGTATTTTCCATCATTTGAATCTTGTTAGATTGTTTAGTTGctgaaaatatgataatttgtcaaatcattgaGTCAATTTCCATTTAGCAATTACTATTCTCTGTGAGATGTTTCACAGAACATGGAATTTGGCTGGAGAATTGTAGTAGGTACACTTGTTGGATTCTTTGGTGCTGTTCTTGGGAGTGTAGGAGGCGTTGGTGGAGGTGGCATTTTTGTCCCGATGTTCATTTTAATAATTGGATTTGATCCAAAGTCATCAACAGCTCTATCAAAATGTAAGGGATTATATTTACAACTGTGTACGATACTACGATATATCAAGTTCCTTGCTAAATCTTACTTGTGGTCAAGGTACCAAGTTTAAACCTTCTGTTTGTTGGTCAGGTATGATAATGGGTGTGGCAATTTCTACTGTTTATTACAATCTGAAGCTCCGTCATCCTACACTCGACCTTCCACTGATAGATTATGATGCTGCTCTTCTTTTCCAACCTATGCTAGTTCTTGGGATCAGTATTGGAGTTTTCTTCAATGTGATTTTTGCGGAATGGATTGTTATGACAGTGTTGATAATTCTATTTGTAGGTAAACGGAATGGTTCCCTTTTTGCAGTATTTTTATCTCAAGGTCGGATGTATATTGATTTGTAATTTTACAGGTACTTCAACTAAGGCATTCTTCAAGGGCATTGAAACCTGGAAAATGGAGAGCATAATAAAGGTGGTGGCCTGGAATTTCACTTCCTCTAGTGCCCTATTatattgaatatatttaatCTGTGGTTTTACTCTCTTGCTTTTGACTCCAGGAAGCTGCCAGACACAGGACTTCTAATTGTGAGCATTTATATACTCCATTTCATGAAAGATTtgaaacatgattttgaaaaaCTATCAAGCTTTTCATCAACATTGATGAATAAGTAGAATCGGTTGTATAAAAAATTCACAGGAAGGCATGTTCTTAAGATTAATCATAGTTGCTTGTCAAGAAATCCTAGCTACTAAAATTCAGTATCTTGTGTTGGTCATTTCATCTCATGTTTTAAACATCAGATGATGAAGTTCCATATGAACGTGTACCTGAGGGCCCAACTGATGAAACTCGTATgcgagtcaatgaattcaagccACTGGAGGTAATGCATCATTAATTCCAAAAGTCCAAATATGTTTTCAAGGTTTAATTTACAAGTGTTACAGGTCTCAGCCATAAACAATGTTTGCTGGAAGGAGTTCAGCATTCTTTTTCTAGTGTGGGTCATCATTCTCCTACTCCATATTGCCAAGGTTATTCAGCAAGACCCACTTTTATGACCTCTTATTTCCTGTGAGCTCTTGTTGAGAACTCGGTTGCCTATTTCTTCAGGATTTAACGGCCACATGTTCGGTAGCATACTGGATAGTCACCCTCCTGCAggtatgttttaatttcatCTCACAACGTGGAAAATTAGAAAGAGGGGGGATGGAGAAaccaattttttctttattgtaTTGGAATCCATTCATGTATGAAGAGTACACATGATAATGAGTTGCACTATTGATAAATGTTTCATTTTTAAAGAAAGCAGACATTTGCTCGTTATTCTACTCTACCAGTTCTTGGACTCTGATTTGCCACTGCTCCTTGTGTGCGTCATATGTGTTGATTTAGGCAAGATGCAATGTTAACGAATGATGTTTTGATTGTGTAATTCATTCTTAGATTCCGGTAGCTGTTGTAGCCTCTGGATATGAGGCAGTTTGCTTATACAAGGGCTGGAGGGTGATGGGATATAAGGGGGAGGCACAAAATATTTGGACAATATCCCAGTTGATTTTTTGTTGTTTCTGTGGGGTTTTGGCTGGTATAGTAGGCGGGCTGCTTGGGCTTGGTGGAGGATTTATTCTAGGGCCATTGCTTCTTGAACTAGGAATTCCACCCCAGGtgaatttcttgaataaaattgTAATCTTTCATCGGATCAAGCAAGTTATCACAAATATTATGTAGTATATTCCGATCGCTCATCGTCTAATGGGAAAATCTCATTCTGAATTTTGGTCTGTGCCAAGTTAAAGTTCACAGATTCATATCATGGTTCAAATTATTGCGACACAGGTCTCGAGTGCCACAGCCTCATTCGCGATGGCATTTTCTTCATCCATGTCCGTAATACAATATTATATCTTGAGGCGATTTCCCACATCAAGTGGTATTATCATCCATCTTTTCCATTTCTCACAGCATATTTCGATTTTACTGGCAAGGACCTCATGGAAACTTCGCAAAAGGTGTTGACTGTCATTTCGATATCTTGTCACTCTTTCTTGCAGCTCTTTATTTTATTGTGGTGGCTATGATTGCTGCATTGGTAGGGCAACATGTTGTGCGAAAGTTGATCAGCCTATTTGGGAGAGCATCAATAATCATCTTCATTTTGGCCTTCACAATCTTTGTGAGCGCAATATCGCTAGGCAAGTATTATCGAAAATCGCGATTTCAATCACATTTTGAAAGGGTTGTTGCACAAAAACTTACTCCTCTTTTTGGCAGGTGGGGTTGGCATATCAAATATAATTGGGAAGGCAGAAGGAAAAGAGTATGTGTGGTTTTACGACATATGTGAATATGAGGCTTAGTTCTTATTTGGAACATTTGTTGTAAtacttttttcttgttttttgatAATATTGTACCGTACCT
This window of the Primulina huaijiensis isolate GDHJ02 chromosome 3, ASM1229523v2, whole genome shotgun sequence genome carries:
- the LOC140973292 gene encoding sulfite exporter TauE/SafE family protein 3-like, yielding MAVVGAEFKKPLKGIALIVIGAIVLACGVVSADEGLKQGIARNDGSVENSESGYLTKTISPLLRYVETLFEHVWPNMEFGWRIVVGTLVGFFGAVLGSVGGVGGGGIFVPMFILIIGFDPKSSTALSKCMIMGVAISTVYYNLKLRHPTLDLPLIDYDAALLFQPMLVLGISIGVFFNVIFAEWIVMTVLIILFVGTSTKAFFKGIETWKMESIIKEAARHRTSNYDEVPYERVPEGPTDETRMRVNEFKPLEVSAINNVCWKEFSILFLVWVIILLLHIAKDLTATCSVAYWIVTLLQIPVAVVASGYEAVCLYKGWRVMGYKGEAQNIWTISQLIFCCFCGVLAGIVGGLLGLGGGFILGPLLLELGIPPQVSSATASFAMAFSSSMSVIQYYILRRFPTSSALYFIVVAMIAALVGQHVVRKLISLFGRASIIIFILAFTIFVSAISLGGVGISNIIGKAEGKEYVWFYDICEYEA